The Candidatus Zixiibacteriota bacterium genomic sequence ATGATACACTTCGCCCGGTTTGCCTTTTTGGACGAGGAGAAAATACCCCTCCACGATATCGCGGACATCGGATAAGTCGCGCCGGGCCGAGAGGTCGCCTACGGCCATTTGAGGTTTACGCAGGCCATGCTCAATTTCGGCAATCTGCCGGCAGAATGATGGGATGGCAAAATTATCACTCTGCCGCGGGCCGGTATGGTTGAAACTACGGGCAATCACGACCGGAATATGATATTGATGTAAATAATACCCGGCCAGATATTCCGCCGCCGCTTTGGATATTCCATAGGGGGATACCGGCTGGAATGGATCAGTTTCTTTTATAATTTTTCCTTTGGGCTTGATTATTCCGTAGCTGTCGGCGGAGCCAACCAGCAGGAACTTACGCAAATTCCGGGCGGCCATGGCCGCCTCGAGAAGGTTCAGTGTTCCGAAGATATTCACCTCATAAGTCAGTCGCTCAAACTGGAGCGATTGCCCCACCGAGGCCATAGCGGCCAGATGGAAGATATAGTCCGGTTTGATTTTCTTAACATAAGCGGCCATCTTCGCCCGATTAGTCAGATCAAAGCGGTCGAGATGTATCTGCCGAGAAATCTGCGCGATATTATCGGTCTTTTCAGGTGGTGCAAGGAGGCCGTAGATTTCCAATCCTTCGGAGAGAAGTTTTTCAGCGAGGTAGGAACCGGCAAAGCCGGCAACCCCGG encodes the following:
- a CDS encoding GDP-mannose 4,6-dehydratase; translation: MPRKSKAIITGVAGFAGSYLAEKLLSEGLEIYGLLAPPEKTDNIAQISRQIHLDRFDLTNRAKMAAYVKKIKPDYIFHLAAMASVGQSLQFERLTYEVNIFGTLNLLEAAMAARNLRKFLLVGSADSYGIIKPKGKIIKETDPFQPVSPYGISKAAAEYLAGYYLHQYHIPVVIARSFNHTGPRQSDNFAIPSFCRQIAEIEHGLRKPQMAVGDLSARRDLSDVRDIVEGYFLLVQKGKPGEVYHLCSGRTVSIKSVLEKLLRMSKIKIRKVIDENRLRKSDIPVLKGDNRKAVRELDWKPLYSLEKTLKDTLDYWREKVTE